Proteins encoded within one genomic window of Calderihabitans maritimus:
- a CDS encoding cytochrome c3 family protein, whose amino-acid sequence MKRLSILVVLSLVFLLALGAGSALAATNGPHGNYSADTDACGQCHSTHAGNAANLIKFTLSGSYNAVYETCTACHSDTGSSKYDVINGVIYDPSANAGAGGYWAASGGGFDNVLTGGEPAADLTGVVATTSSHDVKGTGEIFAPGGDSTTGNGFTEFSCSNCHDPHGTSNSRQLISATTVTITVDPTTELKDEAIKYEAGINAFCGSCHTDFNVGTGSGDTAAGTYSTHTRHAVGVDPATYPGTNAASWTTGYLSQPSATLPLQFDGVNQQLTCLTCHYAHGTAATNIVTFDRVSNFGGTSNSSTLLRQNNRGVCESCHNK is encoded by the coding sequence GTGAAACGGCTGAGCATTTTAGTTGTCCTCTCGCTGGTTTTCTTGCTGGCTCTGGGTGCAGGCAGCGCACTGGCGGCTACCAACGGTCCCCACGGTAATTATTCCGCCGATACCGATGCCTGCGGTCAGTGTCATAGCACCCACGCCGGTAATGCCGCGAACTTAATCAAGTTCACTCTGTCAGGGAGCTATAACGCTGTTTATGAAACCTGTACCGCCTGTCACAGTGATACTGGTTCCAGCAAGTATGATGTCATTAACGGAGTCATTTATGATCCTTCGGCTAATGCAGGTGCTGGTGGATACTGGGCTGCTTCTGGCGGTGGGTTTGACAACGTATTAACAGGCGGTGAACCCGCGGCTGACTTGACCGGCGTTGTCGCTACCACGTCCTCCCATGACGTTAAGGGGACGGGCGAAATCTTCGCCCCTGGTGGCGACAGCACGACGGGTAATGGTTTTACGGAGTTTTCCTGCTCCAACTGCCATGACCCTCATGGTACCAGCAACAGCCGTCAGTTGATCAGTGCCACGACGGTAACCATTACCGTTGACCCAACGACTGAACTGAAGGATGAGGCCATTAAATATGAAGCAGGTATTAACGCTTTCTGCGGCAGTTGCCACACTGACTTTAACGTGGGCACCGGATCGGGGGACACTGCGGCCGGTACTTACTCTACCCATACCAGACACGCCGTGGGAGTTGACCCGGCAACCTATCCGGGGACCAATGCGGCCAGCTGGACCACGGGTTATCTGTCGCAGCCCAGCGCGACATTGCCCTTGCAGTTCGACGGCGTAAACCAGCAATTAACCTGTCTTACCTGCCATTACGCTCATGGTACGGCAGCAACCAACATAGTCACCTTTGACCGGGTGAGCAACTTCGGCGGCACCAGCAATTCGAGTACCCTGCTGCGGCAGAACAACCGGGGCGTATGCGAGAGCTGTCATAACAAGTAA
- a CDS encoding 6-bladed beta-propeller, translated as MRVTTLVIIILVIALAGTITFGVFYLTKEDPIEKVRAIVPPVVEENNPPEFRFAFYGDAEKNVLLEKPLDAAVAGGKIYVTDSRNHRILVFDYNGKLVNAFGEDYLKTPYGVAVSGSRVYVSDAAASRIVIFNRDGKFEGYFEPKKEGKQFHPRDKYAIAPVGDLQVKGGKIYVSLIKSDRVLVFDLKGNLQLEIGEAGVGAGEFRAPHGLAVDDEGNIYVADSGNNRIQVFGPDGRYLKTLGGEEGQMGKLTTVRGVALDQRGNIYAVMNLTNKVVVFGKDGKALFQFGSPGAEHGQLGLPNGIFIDSNGRIYVVEMGNHRVSVFGY; from the coding sequence GTGAGGGTTACAACGCTGGTCATTATTATCTTAGTGATCGCCCTGGCCGGTACCATTACCTTCGGGGTGTTTTACCTGACGAAAGAGGACCCTATAGAGAAAGTCAGAGCCATAGTCCCTCCGGTGGTGGAAGAAAATAATCCGCCGGAGTTCAGGTTTGCGTTCTACGGCGATGCCGAAAAGAATGTATTACTGGAAAAACCCCTGGATGCAGCCGTGGCCGGGGGCAAAATCTACGTAACGGATTCCCGAAATCACCGAATTCTGGTTTTTGACTATAACGGTAAGCTGGTGAATGCGTTTGGGGAGGACTATCTGAAGACACCATACGGAGTTGCCGTTAGCGGGAGCAGGGTTTACGTGAGTGATGCTGCGGCAAGCCGGATTGTTATCTTTAACAGGGATGGAAAGTTCGAAGGTTACTTCGAGCCCAAGAAAGAAGGGAAGCAGTTTCATCCCCGGGACAAGTATGCAATCGCTCCGGTAGGAGACCTGCAGGTTAAAGGTGGCAAAATTTATGTATCTCTGATTAAATCTGACCGAGTTCTAGTATTTGATCTGAAGGGGAACTTACAATTAGAAATCGGTGAGGCAGGAGTGGGTGCGGGCGAGTTTAGGGCCCCCCATGGACTGGCGGTAGACGACGAGGGCAACATTTACGTGGCTGATTCCGGTAACAACCGCATCCAGGTCTTCGGACCGGACGGCCGATACTTGAAGACCTTGGGGGGAGAAGAAGGGCAAATGGGCAAACTTACTACGGTCCGGGGGGTCGCCTTGGACCAGCGGGGCAACATTTACGCGGTAATGAATTTGACCAATAAGGTTGTTGTTTTCGGTAAGGACGGCAAAGCTCTCTTTCAGTTTGGTTCCCCCGGCGCCGAGCACGGTCAATTGGGTCTACCTAACGGTATTTTCATCGACAGCAACGGCCGGATTTACGTGGTAGAGATGGGTAACCACCGGGTTTCGGTATTCGGGTATTGA
- a CDS encoding 6-bladed beta-propeller, producing MKKELLALFALFLVGMTSFFLGLKGLIAWGNYGLERENPARQAAKVGRYVVSLGSPTVKQPTFEYAIYGDIVSKSLINYPMDVTVDDGFIYISDSNNGRVLVFDYNGKFRRAIGEGILSSPYGLQVYDKKLFVADTNSGKIFIFGTEGEFLGYFHTPGREVLGPVGDLLIHDGRLYVSVIMAMKVLVFDLEGRLLQEIGSEGTGPGQLKYPHGLAIDRYNNLYVADAGNNRIVVFDENGYYQKTIGGKEDETGKLTTVRGIAFDRQGNLYGVLGLLAKVVVCNPQGRELYRFGEQGADDGYLGLPNGIFIDSKGRIYITETGNNRVSVFRIR from the coding sequence ATGAAAAAGGAATTATTAGCCCTATTTGCTTTGTTTCTGGTTGGTATGACATCCTTTTTCCTCGGTCTGAAAGGACTTATCGCCTGGGGGAACTATGGTCTAGAGAGGGAAAATCCTGCGAGACAGGCAGCAAAGGTGGGCCGGTATGTAGTCAGTCTCGGTTCTCCGACAGTTAAACAGCCCACTTTTGAATATGCCATCTACGGGGACATTGTTTCTAAGTCTCTAATAAATTATCCGATGGATGTAACGGTAGATGATGGCTTTATTTACATATCTGATTCAAATAACGGGCGAGTTTTAGTCTTTGATTACAACGGTAAATTTCGACGGGCTATTGGGGAAGGGATATTGTCCTCTCCTTACGGCTTGCAGGTCTATGATAAAAAGCTATTCGTAGCCGATACTAACAGCGGAAAGATTTTCATTTTTGGCACCGAGGGCGAGTTTTTAGGATATTTCCATACGCCTGGCAGGGAGGTTTTGGGCCCGGTAGGAGATTTATTAATCCATGACGGGCGCTTATATGTCAGTGTTATCATGGCTATGAAGGTGCTGGTATTTGATCTGGAAGGCCGGCTTCTCCAGGAAATTGGCAGCGAGGGGACGGGGCCTGGGCAACTGAAATATCCTCATGGTTTAGCCATAGATAGGTACAATAATCTTTATGTGGCAGATGCCGGTAATAATAGAATTGTTGTTTTTGACGAAAATGGCTATTACCAAAAGACTATTGGTGGAAAGGAAGATGAGACGGGTAAACTTACCACTGTCCGAGGCATTGCTTTTGACAGGCAGGGTAATCTTTATGGAGTATTAGGGCTGCTGGCTAAGGTTGTAGTGTGTAATCCTCAAGGAAGAGAGCTCTATCGCTTTGGTGAACAGGGGGCAGATGATGGGTACCTCGGCCTACCCAATGGAATCTTTATAGACTCGAAAGGACGAATTTATATTACTGAAACGGGTAACAATCGGGTTTCTGTTTTTAGAATCAGGTGA
- a CDS encoding 6-bladed beta-propeller: MFGGLASGIEPALSLKGGRMIAVKRRWIMARGMLLVLIAVALTTGLRGENRKEETVRPVKLADKPELLYGIYGNGLEKPVGVALDERGYVYVADAGSHQIKVFSPGGRPVMAFGKPGTEPGQLNYPYGLAFTPEGELLVSDPANERVSIYSRKGHFLKTLVSGGNDLGLIRPGGLTVKGDVIYISDLWGHQIVVVDGQGKLVRRIGRPGSGGGELRYPQSVAIDDQGRLWVADAGNNRIQVFDKEGNFLFMIGGENSPVSFGLLRGIAIDNLQRVLIADSINSTIRVFDPEGKELFSFGGYGEEETQFIYPIGLAVGEDGKIYVADRGNQRVQVWGYRR; the protein is encoded by the coding sequence TTGTTTGGAGGTCTTGCTTCAGGGATTGAACCGGCTCTATCTTTGAAAGGTGGTAGGATGATAGCGGTGAAAAGGCGGTGGATAATGGCAAGAGGAATGTTATTGGTTCTAATAGCGGTTGCCCTTACGACAGGTCTGCGAGGGGAGAACCGCAAAGAAGAAACCGTTCGACCTGTTAAGCTTGCCGATAAACCGGAGTTGCTTTACGGAATATATGGTAACGGGCTGGAGAAGCCGGTGGGAGTTGCGTTGGATGAGCGGGGATACGTTTATGTAGCGGATGCCGGCAGTCACCAGATAAAAGTATTTAGTCCCGGCGGCAGGCCGGTGATGGCATTTGGCAAACCGGGAACCGAACCGGGCCAGTTGAACTACCCCTACGGGCTGGCTTTTACCCCGGAGGGGGAACTGCTGGTGTCTGACCCGGCAAATGAGCGGGTATCCATATATTCTCGTAAGGGCCATTTCCTTAAAACGCTCGTATCCGGCGGGAACGACCTGGGCCTTATCAGGCCTGGTGGACTGACGGTGAAAGGTGATGTGATATACATTAGTGACCTCTGGGGACATCAGATTGTAGTTGTGGACGGACAGGGAAAACTGGTGCGAAGGATAGGTAGGCCGGGCAGCGGTGGAGGAGAGCTCCGGTACCCACAGAGTGTGGCAATTGATGACCAAGGGCGGTTATGGGTAGCTGATGCCGGGAACAATCGCATTCAAGTTTTTGATAAAGAAGGTAATTTCCTGTTTATGATCGGTGGAGAGAACAGCCCGGTGAGTTTCGGTCTGCTCCGAGGCATCGCTATTGACAATTTGCAAAGGGTGCTGATAGCTGATTCCATCAACAGTACCATTAGAGTTTTTGACCCGGAAGGGAAAGAACTGTTTTCCTTCGGTGGATACGGTGAGGAGGAAACACAGTTCATTTATCCCATAGGGTTGGCCGTCGGTGAGGACGGTAAAATCTATGTGGCCGACCGCGGAAACCAACGGGTACAGGTCTGGGGCTATCGAAGGTAG
- a CDS encoding cytochrome c3 family protein, with protein MKKIVHGLKLLLSGLTVGLLMVLLFNFLYIGRASASTRGPHDPYVNEEVCRNCHTIWSYAQKGYYDRRFGSTNDIYNTCVYCHNSRGQSRYDVINGVIYDPNGNGGNGAYYRTEGGGFSKWLVRENVSSLNGNLTDVTSVHDVKGTGDLYAPGGNTSLAGAFTDFSCDNCHDPHGRTNNSRILRDDINGVTGVSATLIVNNELKDESVIYLNGFNEFCGSCHTDFRVTEAGAGDHDSGIYTSFKRHRVGMDPAGYPGYNPDHGLPLESGKVSCMTCHYAHSTAVKNEILFDRADNYNGSRVSASSTLLRRSNRGVCQACHSK; from the coding sequence ATGAAAAAAATTGTTCACGGATTAAAATTGTTGCTGTCTGGCTTGACAGTAGGACTGTTAATGGTACTTCTATTTAACTTTCTGTATATAGGAAGGGCTTCAGCGTCAACCCGAGGGCCCCATGACCCTTACGTGAATGAAGAAGTTTGTCGGAACTGCCATACTATTTGGAGTTATGCCCAGAAGGGTTATTACGACCGGCGATTTGGCTCTACCAATGATATTTATAATACCTGTGTATACTGTCATAACAGCAGGGGCCAGAGCAGGTATGATGTTATAAATGGAGTCATATACGACCCTAACGGGAACGGAGGAAACGGTGCCTACTACCGGACGGAGGGAGGCGGGTTTTCCAAGTGGCTGGTCAGGGAAAACGTATCCTCTTTAAACGGTAATCTTACTGATGTTACTTCGGTCCACGATGTGAAGGGGACCGGTGACCTCTACGCTCCAGGAGGTAATACTTCCCTGGCAGGCGCTTTTACTGATTTTTCATGTGATAACTGTCACGATCCTCACGGCAGGACAAACAATTCCAGGATTTTAAGGGATGACATTAACGGGGTTACAGGAGTTTCTGCTACTTTGATAGTTAATAATGAACTGAAAGACGAAAGCGTCATTTATTTAAATGGTTTTAACGAATTCTGCGGTTCCTGCCATACCGACTTCAGGGTAACGGAAGCCGGAGCGGGTGATCATGATAGCGGAATCTATACCAGCTTTAAGCGTCACCGGGTGGGAATGGACCCCGCCGGCTACCCCGGTTACAATCCCGACCACGGGCTTCCTCTAGAAAGCGGGAAAGTCTCCTGTATGACCTGTCATTATGCCCATAGTACTGCTGTAAAAAATGAAATTCTTTTTGACAGGGCGGATAATTATAACGGGTCAAGAGTCAGCGCTTCTTCTACCCTGTTAAGGCGCTCGAATCGCGGTGTTTGTCAGGCATGCCATAGTAAATAA
- a CDS encoding cytochrome c3 family protein, with the protein MLLQKAFLLAGTILISVFLVSVPAYAEQAKYSSILDVEGNPVGGAVYERYYAPPLEWLLLDGSPPANAFSADDITNYPFEIYLPNESAPQNYRIHSQYTNDTDACASCHATHTAVGPSLLQWFNIYDTCMACHDGTVSTTYNVVKGTIKVQQEQAQYTTFEEYMAFIEEYNATQPPEWQVTEPETKHDHFEYYVDQLVKSDGTYFPAEDPNDTMDENLYWAANDWYNNQWDGSPKLGGITYKPLSGGMFGFGHEESLSRHTVSGAVTIAAAPGGSSIPELADPGNPRTVRWDAIFGCESCHNPHGSGGNARLLNPDPNWSATKNNRFEGVLATRVGQVPNPKISGGVAYAVYPGATAFTEGSTTEVLTNYGGIQGNTVVREREPYSWLTGYPYEYKIYVNGELQEEGIDYLLNSRMGHTYIEFYSDPGPNAEVKAYFTASLRVKMDIDNYLTGSETVRYISGINEFCGACHTDYNTAVDKLYRTEGKNAGQYVGSGHELTGLYSEAYRHQVGMQTEILPEGLKFEGENTVFCLTCHLAHGTSQNYWVMTLGSNSQLSEKWDDSLLVELSGSSALKRMPNMGTCEACHQKGAQNAGYNRNSGQAVLGSGGSIQDGVFTQDTAAYVGMKKCIGCHREHAKGFNKTKHASTLTDQVPTVIEEAYGGAVDYLLAGRYLLQDDGSKIEVVGMWDAGTQTVVASDLSITDFERDCMRCHVSGRNAQYEIEQVTDLGVTCEACHGPGSNHIKNPSGENITNPANIGVIYSAQVCGQCHTSNPDDPYGYQPGDNLDDYVSTPYGTLLNPDGVSQSRTDGQKLPKSGEYEEFDNSDHGRTGNLMSCASCHSSHGLNSEGRQFKGAAVQTCLVCHQEMKNLDVIMPNGTHAFRTSYPNTSFE; encoded by the coding sequence ATGTTGCTGCAAAAAGCCTTTTTATTGGCCGGTACTATCCTAATTTCTGTCTTTCTCGTTTCAGTTCCGGCTTATGCTGAACAGGCAAAATACAGCAGCATTCTGGATGTCGAGGGCAATCCAGTGGGCGGGGCCGTCTATGAACGCTATTACGCACCACCGTTGGAATGGTTGCTCCTGGACGGTAGTCCCCCAGCGAATGCCTTTTCGGCTGATGATATTACCAACTACCCCTTTGAAATTTATCTGCCTAATGAGAGTGCCCCGCAAAATTACCGTATTCACAGCCAGTACACCAATGATACTGATGCCTGTGCTTCATGTCATGCCACTCACACCGCCGTAGGGCCTTCGTTGCTGCAGTGGTTTAATATCTATGATACCTGTATGGCCTGTCACGATGGAACGGTATCAACTACATATAATGTTGTCAAGGGTACAATTAAAGTCCAACAGGAGCAAGCGCAGTACACTACTTTTGAAGAGTATATGGCCTTTATCGAGGAATATAATGCAACCCAGCCTCCGGAGTGGCAGGTTACCGAACCGGAAACGAAACACGACCATTTTGAGTATTATGTGGATCAATTAGTAAAATCGGATGGAACATACTTCCCGGCAGAGGACCCAAACGATACCATGGACGAAAACCTCTACTGGGCTGCCAATGATTGGTATAACAATCAGTGGGACGGGAGTCCCAAACTGGGCGGGATCACCTACAAACCTCTAAGCGGTGGTATGTTTGGGTTTGGCCATGAAGAATCTCTTTCCCGCCATACGGTGAGTGGTGCTGTAACTATCGCCGCGGCACCCGGTGGTTCCAGCATACCCGAACTTGCCGACCCCGGTAATCCACGAACAGTCAGGTGGGACGCTATTTTCGGCTGTGAAAGCTGCCATAATCCCCACGGAAGCGGAGGCAATGCCCGTCTCTTAAATCCTGATCCGAACTGGTCTGCTACAAAGAACAACCGGTTTGAGGGTGTTCTGGCTACCAGAGTCGGACAGGTCCCCAACCCCAAAATTTCGGGCGGTGTAGCGTATGCCGTCTATCCAGGGGCAACTGCATTTACTGAAGGGTCTACTACCGAAGTCTTGACCAATTACGGCGGCATTCAGGGTAATACGGTCGTCAGGGAGAGGGAGCCCTATAGCTGGCTGACCGGGTATCCTTATGAATATAAAATTTATGTTAACGGTGAACTGCAGGAAGAGGGGATAGATTACCTGCTTAATAGCAGAATGGGCCATACGTATATTGAATTTTACAGTGACCCCGGTCCAAACGCGGAAGTCAAGGCGTATTTTACTGCCTCTCTGAGGGTAAAAATGGACATTGACAATTATTTGACCGGTTCCGAGACAGTCCGCTACATAAGTGGGATTAACGAATTCTGTGGTGCCTGTCATACGGACTACAATACAGCTGTGGATAAGCTTTACCGGACCGAGGGTAAGAATGCTGGGCAATATGTGGGATCAGGTCATGAACTGACGGGATTATATTCCGAGGCTTACCGGCACCAGGTTGGAATGCAGACGGAAATTTTACCGGAAGGTCTCAAGTTTGAAGGAGAAAATACTGTTTTCTGCCTTACCTGCCACCTGGCTCACGGGACCAGCCAAAACTATTGGGTTATGACCCTTGGCAGTAACAGCCAACTGTCGGAAAAATGGGACGATTCTTTGCTGGTTGAACTGTCCGGTTCTTCCGCCCTTAAGCGGATGCCTAACATGGGTACCTGCGAGGCCTGCCATCAGAAAGGGGCGCAAAATGCCGGTTACAATCGCAATTCCGGACAAGCTGTACTCGGAAGTGGAGGAAGCATACAGGATGGTGTTTTCACCCAGGATACGGCTGCTTATGTAGGCATGAAAAAGTGTATCGGCTGTCATAGGGAACATGCAAAAGGGTTTAATAAGACTAAACATGCCAGCACCTTAACTGACCAGGTACCCACAGTAATAGAGGAAGCATACGGTGGCGCTGTAGATTACCTGCTGGCGGGGAGATACTTGCTTCAGGATGATGGCAGCAAGATTGAAGTTGTGGGAATGTGGGATGCAGGAACGCAAACGGTAGTCGCCAGTGATCTGAGCATCACCGATTTTGAAAGGGACTGTATGCGGTGTCATGTTAGCGGACGCAACGCCCAGTATGAGATAGAGCAAGTCACCGACCTGGGCGTGACCTGTGAAGCCTGTCATGGCCCGGGGAGCAATCATATAAAGAATCCCAGCGGCGAAAATATTACTAATCCGGCCAATATTGGCGTCATTTACTCAGCGCAGGTGTGTGGCCAGTGCCATACCAGCAATCCCGATGACCCGTATGGCTACCAGCCCGGTGATAACCTTGATGACTATGTTAGTACGCCATACGGGACTCTGTTAAATCCGGACGGAGTAAGTCAGAGCAGGACAGACGGGCAGAAGCTGCCTAAATCCGGCGAGTATGAAGAATTCGATAACAGCGATCATGGCCGTACGGGGAATTTAATGTCCTGTGCCAGCTGTCACAGCTCTCATGGGCTGAACTCTGAAGGGCGGCAGTTTAAAGGTGCGGCAGTTCAAACCTGCCTGGTCTGTCATCAGGAAATGAAGAACCTTGATGTAATTATGCCCAATGGAACCCACGCGTTCAGGACATCTTATCCGAATACAAGCTTCGAATAA
- a CDS encoding tetratricopeptide repeat protein: MVETKESLAKDKKISVWAAAGIIVLVIVIIIGSGMFIGRQFFWNQQERMTKLEHDLQVAVANVQREPENPAYRVDLGYVYFRMGDYESAEKEFANALKLDPGRLSAKYNLALLKAELKEFDTAKTLLEEVVRDNPKFISGHASLGNLYLLMEEYDKALEEFNTVLKLFPTSSDAYYYIGQTYEKMGQIEKARENYEQALKFDPKHQGANEALKKLEAD, translated from the coding sequence ATGGTTGAAACAAAAGAGAGCTTGGCGAAGGATAAAAAGATAAGTGTCTGGGCAGCTGCCGGTATAATTGTTCTGGTTATTGTCATTATCATTGGTTCAGGCATGTTTATAGGGAGACAGTTTTTCTGGAACCAGCAGGAAAGGATGACCAAGCTGGAGCATGACCTTCAGGTGGCGGTGGCCAATGTGCAACGGGAGCCGGAGAATCCTGCTTACCGGGTGGATCTGGGCTATGTATACTTTCGCATGGGTGACTACGAGTCGGCGGAGAAGGAATTTGCTAATGCGCTCAAGCTGGACCCTGGTCGGTTAAGCGCCAAGTATAATTTGGCTCTTCTTAAAGCCGAATTAAAGGAATTTGATACAGCGAAAACGTTGCTGGAAGAGGTAGTAAGAGACAACCCTAAATTTATATCCGGACATGCCAGCCTGGGCAACCTCTACCTGCTTATGGAGGAGTATGACAAAGCGCTGGAAGAATTTAATACAGTACTTAAGCTGTTTCCCACCTCCAGTGATGCCTACTATTATATTGGACAAACCTACGAAAAAATGGGCCAAATAGAAAAGGCCAGGGAAAATTACGAGCAGGCGCTGAAGTTTGATCCCAAACACCAGGGGGCCAACGAGGCACTCAAGAAGCTGGAGGCAGACTAG